From the Paenibacillus sp. FSL H8-0548 genome, one window contains:
- the argS gene encoding arginine--tRNA ligase yields the protein MNENVLEKMYEQVKAAIADAAVAAGLAEREELPAFVLEVPKDKSHGDLATNAAMQLTKLAKKNPRQIAEAIIANIDKKKASILSAEIAGPGFINFRMDNSYLYPVVGAALEAGENYGRTLDGNGKRVQVEFVSANPTGSLHLGHARGAAVGDALCNVLDYAGYDVTREYYINDAGKQVENLAVSIEARYRQELGQAAEMPEDGYYGEDIIGFAKLLVEQEGDKLLALPDQERFTFFRQFGLERELDKIKRDLGRFRVGFDVWYSETSLYESGLVEQGLAALRATGHVYEEEGATWLSTMTFGDDKNRVLVKNDGSYTYLTPDIAYHRDKYGRGFDQMINIWGADHHGYIPRVKAAMEALGNDPKKLTVLIAQMVSLFQNGEKMKMSKRTGKAVTMQDLMDEVGIDAIRYFFSMRSMDSHLDFDMDLAISTSNENPVFYVQYAHARICSIFRQAEEQGIVLGSTDSINFSKLTAEGEYDLLRKIGELPQEISETAALYAPHRLIRYVYELASQFHSYYRAERVITDDAEQSQARLALLGAVRLSIANVLRLVGVSAPERM from the coding sequence ATGAACGAAAATGTACTGGAGAAGATGTATGAACAGGTTAAGGCTGCCATCGCAGATGCTGCAGTAGCAGCAGGCCTAGCAGAACGGGAAGAGCTCCCAGCATTCGTCCTAGAGGTGCCAAAGGATAAATCGCATGGTGATTTGGCGACAAATGCAGCTATGCAGCTAACAAAGCTTGCGAAGAAGAACCCTCGTCAGATCGCCGAAGCAATTATCGCCAATATAGATAAGAAGAAGGCTTCTATTCTATCTGCGGAAATCGCAGGACCAGGATTTATTAACTTCCGTATGGACAACAGCTATCTCTATCCAGTTGTGGGTGCTGCTCTTGAAGCGGGTGAAAACTACGGACGTACTTTGGATGGCAACGGCAAACGCGTGCAAGTCGAATTTGTCAGCGCCAATCCAACAGGCAGTCTTCATCTTGGACATGCTCGAGGGGCGGCAGTTGGCGATGCATTGTGCAACGTGCTGGATTATGCCGGCTATGATGTAACAAGAGAGTACTATATCAATGATGCAGGGAAACAAGTAGAGAACCTTGCTGTTTCTATTGAAGCTCGTTACCGTCAGGAGCTTGGACAAGCAGCAGAAATGCCAGAGGACGGCTACTATGGCGAGGATATCATCGGCTTCGCTAAGCTGCTCGTGGAGCAAGAGGGGGACAAGCTTCTAGCGCTTCCAGACCAAGAGCGGTTTACATTTTTTCGTCAGTTTGGTCTAGAGCGGGAGCTTGACAAGATCAAACGGGATCTTGGAAGATTCCGCGTAGGCTTTGATGTTTGGTATAGCGAAACTTCACTTTATGAGAGCGGCCTCGTTGAACAAGGTCTTGCTGCGCTTAGAGCGACAGGGCATGTATACGAGGAAGAAGGGGCGACTTGGTTGTCAACGATGACCTTCGGCGACGACAAAAACCGCGTTCTTGTGAAAAATGACGGCTCATACACTTATTTGACGCCCGATATTGCCTATCACCGTGATAAATACGGCCGCGGCTTTGATCAAATGATCAATATTTGGGGTGCTGATCACCATGGCTATATCCCTCGCGTGAAGGCTGCAATGGAGGCGCTAGGCAACGATCCGAAAAAATTGACGGTACTGATTGCCCAAATGGTCAGCTTGTTCCAGAACGGCGAAAAAATGAAAATGTCGAAACGTACAGGCAAGGCGGTAACGATGCAGGATTTGATGGACGAGGTTGGCATTGACGCCATTCGTTATTTCTTCTCTATGCGGAGCATGGATTCCCATCTCGATTTCGATATGGACCTTGCGATCTCTACCTCCAATGAAAACCCGGTGTTTTATGTGCAATATGCGCATGCGCGGATTTGCAGTATTTTTAGACAAGCAGAGGAACAAGGAATTGTACTGGGGTCTACGGACAGCATTAACTTTAGTAAGCTGACGGCAGAGGGAGAATATGATCTTCTTCGCAAAATTGGCGAGCTGCCGCAGGAAATATCAGAGACAGCTGCCCTATATGCGCCGCATAGACTCATTCGTTACGTTTATGAGCTGGCTTCTCAGTTTCACAGCTACTACCGTGCGGAGCGCGTCATTACAGACGATGCTGAGCAATCACAGGCACGGCTGGCACTGCTCGGGGCCGTTCGTCTCTCGATTGCTAATGTGCTGCGCCTTGTGGGCGTATCTGCTCCTGAGCGTATGTAA
- a CDS encoding S8 family peptidase, whose translation MDTTAFIRLLQDTMACTDSTTVKRIIRFQRASDYRYFLQQMPHITSSSSPQKKIRQMPIIQGISCRLPAEETLERFAGHVWIEKDCKISVHSSAQKSIIVDKGIPWGVNQIKAPLAWSTTTGHRIKVGVIDTGADFNHPDLRHSLSRGINLLNRSMLPHDDNGHGTHIAGTIAAANQLQGMIGVAPRALISPIKAFDHNGSAFVSDIILGIEWCIRNQINVINMSFGMKTKSKALLGAVTNAHNAGVIIVASSGNDGKRRSVDYPARYPQTIAVGATNKLHRIAAFSNRGAYIDVYAPGDKIVSAWLRGKYNEMSGTSMATSHVSGAIALLLAYKPDLTPTEIKSIIKRSVQPIRGSKARRSVGELDVMRMMQAVDKT comes from the coding sequence TTGGACACCACCGCTTTTATCCGCTTGCTGCAGGATACGATGGCTTGCACGGACTCCACGACAGTAAAGCGAATTATTCGTTTTCAGCGTGCTAGCGACTACCGATATTTCCTACAGCAAATGCCCCACATCACTTCGTCGTCATCGCCGCAAAAAAAAATAAGACAAATGCCTATTATACAAGGAATTTCTTGTCGGCTGCCTGCCGAGGAGACACTTGAACGTTTCGCAGGACACGTATGGATTGAAAAGGACTGCAAAATCAGTGTTCATTCTTCAGCCCAAAAGTCGATTATTGTTGATAAAGGAATCCCTTGGGGTGTAAATCAGATCAAAGCTCCGCTGGCCTGGAGCACTACGACCGGCCATCGCATTAAAGTTGGGGTCATCGATACAGGCGCTGACTTCAACCACCCCGATCTTCGTCATTCGCTCTCCAGAGGCATCAATCTGCTCAATCGCAGTATGCTGCCCCACGATGACAATGGTCATGGGACGCATATTGCCGGAACGATTGCAGCAGCTAACCAACTGCAGGGTATGATCGGCGTAGCTCCACGTGCGCTGATCTCGCCAATCAAGGCCTTCGATCACAATGGGAGCGCCTTCGTTTCTGACATTATCCTCGGAATTGAGTGGTGCATCCGAAATCAAATAAATGTCATTAATATGAGCTTTGGAATGAAAACCAAAAGCAAAGCGCTGCTTGGCGCGGTCACTAATGCTCACAATGCAGGAGTGATTATTGTAGCTTCATCCGGCAATGATGGGAAGCGTCGCTCTGTCGACTATCCTGCCCGCTATCCTCAGACGATAGCCGTTGGCGCTACGAACAAGCTTCACCGAATTGCTGCATTCAGCAACCGTGGTGCGTACATTGATGTATACGCCCCTGGTGATAAAATCGTATCCGCATGGCTTCGCGGCAAATATAACGAAATGAGCGGCACCTCCATGGCCACCTCTCATGTTAGCGGAGCGATTGCCCTCTTGCTTGCGTATAAGCCAGACCTTACTCCAACTGAAATCAAGTCCATTATTAAACGTTCCGTACAGCCCATAAGAGGCAGCAAAGCCCGCCGATCGGTCGGCGAGCTTGATGTGATGCGAATGATGCAAGCCGTGGATAAAACATAA
- the rpoE gene encoding DNA-directed RNA polymerase subunit delta, translating to MSSSNFTLKLDPERMKEMPMVDLAFEVLKAANTPYYYRDLMMEIAKIRGLSADGINQFIAQVYTEINIDGRFACVGSNMWGLKRWYPVERSEDPVGNAKRTRIINDDDDLEDEDVFADEEEDTYTEAEEDYDVFDEDREDFEEAEEEAEVDEEVGIDDEEIDGEEVVGELDADDEEAEEDDEDFEEEDGSDK from the coding sequence ATGAGCAGCAGCAATTTTACGTTAAAGCTGGATCCTGAGCGTATGAAGGAAATGCCTATGGTCGATTTGGCCTTTGAGGTGCTGAAAGCGGCTAATACCCCTTACTACTATCGCGATCTTATGATGGAGATCGCTAAAATACGCGGTCTTTCCGCAGACGGAATCAACCAATTTATTGCCCAGGTATATACGGAAATCAATATTGATGGCCGTTTTGCTTGTGTCGGCAGTAATATGTGGGGACTTAAGCGCTGGTATCCAGTTGAGCGTTCGGAAGATCCTGTAGGCAATGCGAAACGTACACGTATCATTAACGACGACGATGATCTCGAGGATGAAGATGTGTTCGCAGACGAAGAAGAGGATACTTACACAGAGGCGGAAGAGGACTATGACGTATTCGACGAGGACCGTGAGGACTTCGAAGAAGCTGAAGAGGAAGCTGAAGTCGATGAAGAAGTAGGAATCGATGATGAAGAGATAGACGGGGAAGAAGTCGTGGGCGAGCTGGATGCTGATGACGAAGAAGCAGAAGAAGACGATGAAGATTTCGAAGAAGAGGACGGCAGCGACAAATAA
- a CDS encoding CTP synthase, giving the protein MTKYIFVTGGVVSSLGKGITAASLGRLLKNRGLKVTIQKFDPYINVDPGTMSPYQHGEVFVTDDGAETDLDLGHYERFIDINLSKNNNVTSGKIYSNVITKERRGDYLGGTVQVIPHITNEIKERVFRAGKEAGSDVVITEIGGTVGDIESLPFLEAIRQIKSDIGRDNVMYIHVTLIPYIKAAGEVKTKPTQHSVKELRSIGIQPNVIVCRTEHPLAEDLKRKIGLFCDIDANAVVECRDASTLYEVPLMLREEGLDEIVVNHLKLQTEQPDMREWEALVKRVKSLHKTTEIAIVGKYVALHDAYLSIVESLEHAGIASDSVVKIRWIHADELTNENIQEQLGGVHGILVPGGFGDRGIEGKISAIKYARENKIPFFGICLGMQVAVIEYARNVLGLANANSSEINPSTPYPVIDLLPDQKDIEDMGGTMRLGLYPCKLKPGTLAEREYGDELVYERHRHRYEFNNEYREAIEAAGLTISGTSPDGRLVEMVELAEHPWFLSVQFHPEFTSRPNRPQPLFRGFVQAALNYSE; this is encoded by the coding sequence GTGACCAAATATATATTTGTAACCGGCGGCGTAGTGTCGTCCTTGGGCAAAGGGATAACAGCAGCCTCGCTCGGACGATTGCTGAAGAACAGGGGCCTCAAAGTAACGATCCAAAAGTTTGATCCTTATATCAACGTGGACCCAGGAACGATGAGTCCATATCAGCACGGAGAAGTATTCGTCACCGATGATGGTGCAGAAACAGATTTGGATCTCGGTCACTATGAACGGTTTATCGATATTAATTTGTCGAAGAACAACAATGTGACATCCGGAAAAATATACTCAAACGTTATTACGAAAGAACGTCGGGGCGACTATTTGGGCGGTACGGTTCAGGTTATTCCGCATATTACGAATGAAATTAAAGAGCGTGTATTCCGCGCTGGCAAAGAAGCGGGATCCGACGTTGTTATTACTGAAATCGGCGGTACTGTAGGCGACATTGAGAGCTTGCCATTCCTTGAAGCTATTCGTCAAATTAAAAGTGATATTGGTCGCGATAATGTGATGTATATTCACGTTACGCTTATTCCTTATATTAAAGCTGCAGGCGAAGTGAAAACGAAGCCGACTCAGCATAGTGTTAAAGAGCTTCGCAGCATCGGCATTCAGCCTAACGTGATTGTATGCCGCACAGAGCATCCGCTTGCCGAAGATTTGAAGCGCAAAATTGGCTTGTTCTGCGATATCGATGCGAATGCAGTAGTAGAATGCCGCGATGCTTCGACATTGTATGAGGTGCCATTGATGCTTCGTGAGGAGGGTCTTGATGAGATTGTCGTCAACCATCTGAAGCTTCAAACGGAACAACCGGATATGCGCGAGTGGGAAGCGCTTGTCAAGCGCGTGAAGTCTCTTCATAAGACGACTGAAATCGCAATCGTCGGAAAATATGTTGCGCTGCACGATGCTTATCTTAGTATCGTAGAATCGCTTGAGCATGCAGGCATAGCGTCGGATTCAGTTGTTAAGATTCGTTGGATTCATGCAGACGAGCTTACGAATGAGAACATCCAAGAGCAGCTTGGAGGCGTACACGGCATTCTAGTGCCAGGCGGTTTCGGTGATCGCGGTATTGAGGGCAAAATTTCTGCTATTAAATATGCACGTGAAAATAAGATTCCATTCTTCGGTATCTGCTTAGGCATGCAGGTAGCTGTTATTGAATATGCTCGGAATGTACTTGGACTAGCTAATGCCAACAGTTCGGAAATTAATCCATCTACTCCGTACCCTGTTATTGATTTGCTTCCTGATCAGAAGGATATTGAGGATATGGGCGGTACAATGCGTCTCGGTCTGTATCCATGCAAACTTAAGCCAGGTACACTTGCTGAACGCGAATATGGAGATGAGCTGGTATACGAACGTCATCGTCATCGTTATGAGTTCAATAATGAATATCGTGAAGCAATTGAAGCAGCGGGTCTAACTATTTCAGGCACATCTCCTGATGGCCGTCTTGTGGAAATGGTGGAGCTTGCGGAGCATCCGTGGTTCTTATCTGTTCAATTCCATCCGGAATTCACATCCAGACCGAATCGTCCGCAGCCATTGTTCCGCGGATTTGTACAAGCTGCGCTTAATTATTCGGAGTAG
- a CDS encoding response regulator, whose amino-acid sequence MDKKKVLIVDDQNGIRVLLMEVFSSEGYDTFQASNGKLALQIVKNDAPDLLLLDMKIPGMDGLEILKHVKAIDRNIKVIMMTAYGELDMIKEATDLGALMHFTKPFDIDEMRIAVNMQLRGGSSPSRFAIGS is encoded by the coding sequence TTGGATAAGAAGAAAGTATTGATCGTTGATGATCAGAACGGTATTCGCGTATTGCTCATGGAAGTGTTCAGCAGTGAGGGTTATGATACGTTCCAAGCATCTAATGGTAAGCTGGCTTTACAAATTGTAAAGAATGACGCTCCCGATCTTTTGCTGTTGGATATGAAGATTCCTGGTATGGATGGTCTTGAAATTTTAAAGCATGTGAAAGCTATCGATCGTAATATTAAAGTGATCATGATGACCGCATATGGTGAATTAGATATGATAAAGGAAGCGACAGATCTTGGGGCGTTAATGCATTTTACCAAGCCATTCGACATTGATGAGATGCGAATTGCAGTAAATATGCAGCTGCGAGGCGGTAGCTCTCCTAGTCGTTTTGCAATAGGCTCGTAA
- a CDS encoding UDP-N-acetylglucosamine 1-carboxyvinyltransferase, with protein sequence MEKLMIRGGRPLRGTVQISGAKNSAVALVPAAILAESEVILDNLPAISDVAVYSEILEELGATVRRDGDMMRIDPSKLISKPMPNGKVKLLRASYYLMGAMLGRFGEATIGLPGGCNFEPRPIDQHIKGFEALGATVTNEHGSIRISAKQLRGAKIYLDVSSVGATINIMLAASRAQGQTIIENAAKEPEIIDVATLLNAMGAKIKGAGTETIRIEGVDQLHGCRHSIIPDRIQAGTYMIAAAATRGDVLIDNVIPKHLEAMTAKLEEMGVQVIEMDESIRIIGGPVYSSIDVKALVYPGFPTDLQSPMTTLLTQASGVSILTDYVYGTRFKHVPELTRMGANIRLESRSAVIEGGKLNAAKVKAADLRAGAALVVAALTVDEGVTEISGVEYIDRGYDNLVENLCRLGAEVWRETDTGE encoded by the coding sequence ATGGAGAAATTGATGATACGCGGTGGACGACCGCTTCGCGGAACCGTTCAAATCAGCGGTGCTAAGAACAGCGCGGTTGCGCTTGTGCCAGCTGCTATTTTGGCAGAATCAGAAGTTATATTAGATAATTTGCCGGCTATAAGTGATGTAGCGGTATACAGTGAAATTCTGGAGGAGCTTGGCGCTACAGTAAGACGCGACGGCGACATGATGCGGATTGATCCTTCTAAGCTCATTTCTAAGCCAATGCCAAACGGTAAAGTTAAATTATTGCGTGCCTCCTATTATTTGATGGGAGCTATGCTTGGTCGATTTGGTGAAGCTACGATCGGTTTGCCTGGCGGCTGTAATTTTGAGCCAAGACCTATTGATCAACACATTAAAGGGTTTGAAGCATTGGGTGCTACGGTAACTAATGAGCACGGCTCTATTCGAATTTCGGCCAAGCAGCTGCGTGGTGCGAAAATTTATCTCGATGTATCCAGTGTTGGCGCGACAATTAATATTATGCTGGCAGCTTCGCGAGCCCAAGGGCAAACGATTATTGAAAATGCGGCAAAAGAGCCTGAAATTATAGATGTAGCCACTCTCCTAAATGCCATGGGTGCAAAAATCAAAGGCGCAGGTACTGAAACGATCCGTATTGAAGGGGTCGATCAGCTTCACGGCTGCCGCCACTCCATTATTCCAGATCGAATTCAAGCCGGAACGTATATGATTGCAGCAGCCGCAACGCGCGGTGATGTTCTCATTGATAATGTTATTCCTAAACATCTGGAAGCCATGACTGCTAAGCTGGAGGAGATGGGTGTTCAGGTTATTGAGATGGATGAGTCCATACGTATTATTGGTGGACCTGTTTATTCGTCCATTGATGTGAAAGCACTCGTCTATCCGGGCTTTCCTACGGATCTGCAATCACCGATGACTACCTTGCTCACACAGGCGAGTGGAGTTAGCATTTTGACCGATTATGTTTATGGAACCAGATTTAAACATGTCCCTGAACTTACACGAATGGGTGCAAATATTCGCTTAGAAAGCCGTTCGGCTGTTATTGAGGGCGGTAAGCTGAATGCTGCTAAAGTAAAGGCGGCGGACTTGCGCGCAGGAGCAGCCTTGGTTGTGGCTGCGCTGACTGTAGATGAAGGAGTTACTGAAATTTCTGGCGTTGAGTATATTGATCGGGGCTACGACAATTTAGTAGAGAATCTATGTCGCTTAGGCGCGGAAGTATGGCGTGAAACAGATACTGGGGAATAG
- the rho gene encoding transcription termination factor Rho, which produces MTDLQIADLEEMKLTDLYKLAKQFQVPYYGTLKKKELIFAILRAQAEKSGLMFMEGVLDILSEGFGFLRPINYLPSKEDIYISASQIRRFDLRSGDLVSGKCRPPKENERYFGLLQVSAVNGENPETASERLHFPALTPLYPEKKLVLETTSSKLSTRMMDLLAPVGLGQRGLIVAPPKTGKTLLLKEIAHSISENRPDIKLFVLLIDERPEEVTDMQRSVKGEVIASTFDELPENHIKVAELVLERALRLVEHKKDVVILMDSITRLARAYNLVIPPSGRTLSGGIDPAAFHRPKRFFGSARNVEEGGSLTILATALIETGSRMDDIIYEEFKGTGNMELHLDRKLSERRIFPALDMRRSGTRREEMLLTKDELDKVWAIRRGMTDTPDYVDNFLKKLKETENNEQFLMSLDTTIEAKPERSGMKSSATTTSRRPTTPRTTHGS; this is translated from the coding sequence ATGACAGACCTTCAGATTGCCGATCTAGAAGAGATGAAATTGACGGATCTATATAAATTAGCGAAGCAATTTCAGGTTCCGTATTACGGGACTCTCAAGAAGAAAGAATTAATTTTTGCTATTCTACGTGCACAAGCAGAGAAAAGCGGCCTTATGTTCATGGAGGGCGTGCTGGATATTTTGTCAGAAGGCTTCGGATTTTTACGGCCTATTAACTATTTGCCGAGCAAGGAAGATATTTATATCTCCGCATCGCAAATTCGTAGATTTGATCTTAGGAGCGGTGATCTCGTATCCGGGAAATGCCGTCCGCCAAAAGAAAATGAACGTTACTTTGGATTGCTGCAGGTAAGTGCCGTCAATGGCGAAAATCCGGAAACAGCATCGGAACGACTTCACTTTCCTGCGCTTACCCCTCTTTATCCAGAAAAGAAGCTGGTGCTTGAGACGACTTCATCGAAGCTATCTACTCGAATGATGGATTTGCTTGCTCCTGTAGGACTTGGTCAGCGCGGTCTTATTGTTGCCCCTCCGAAGACTGGTAAGACATTGCTACTCAAAGAAATAGCCCACAGTATTTCTGAAAACCGACCCGATATTAAATTGTTTGTACTGCTCATTGATGAGCGTCCAGAGGAAGTTACTGATATGCAGCGCTCCGTTAAAGGCGAGGTTATTGCCTCAACCTTCGATGAGCTTCCTGAGAACCATATTAAAGTAGCAGAGCTTGTGCTTGAGCGGGCGCTTCGCCTTGTTGAGCATAAGAAGGATGTTGTCATCCTTATGGATAGTATTACTCGTCTAGCTAGAGCTTATAACCTAGTCATTCCTCCATCTGGCCGCACACTTAGCGGTGGTATTGATCCAGCTGCCTTCCATCGGCCAAAACGTTTTTTTGGATCGGCTCGGAATGTGGAAGAGGGCGGAAGCCTGACCATACTGGCGACTGCGTTAATTGAAACGGGCTCGCGTATGGATGATATCATTTATGAAGAATTTAAAGGTACAGGCAATATGGAGCTTCACCTCGATCGCAAGCTTTCCGAGCGTCGTATTTTCCCTGCGCTTGATATGCGTAGATCAGGTACAAGACGTGAAGAGATGCTGCTTACGAAGGATGAGCTTGATAAGGTATGGGCTATACGCAGAGGTATGACCGATACGCCTGATTATGTTGATAATTTCTTGAAGAAGCTTAAGGAAACCGAAAATAACGAACAGTTCCTTATGTCATTGGATACTACAATAGAAGCAAAACCGGAGCGGTCCGGTATGAAAAGCAGTGCAACAACGACCAGCAGGCGGCCTACTACACCTAGAACGACGCACGGATCGTAA
- a CDS encoding radical SAM protein, translating into MNLVYADEQGNVFDHPDFIALGRSGDMIVEIMEDELIPLPNGATLVSLPFTRPIGLNPNTGEMQVIPGGAQSVGALLPQGFTRLCLPGYVKADKNEKLPLFGYTAVVWKDGNFYVTAEQSDNPEKWDPLNCDRDELGIQVDRLLAKYPENRLYKHLSNCALGYECLTSSNTFLGRWEGAVPVSYSCNAGCFGCISEQPDDSGFVAPQTRMNFKPTVDEVVEIMLEHLKEPESIISFGQGCEGEPSTQARIIVEAMNRVRSQTSLGYININTNAGLTDFMRAIVDAGLNLMRVSTISALDDHYNAYYKPRGYTLKNVEKSLKYASDNGVYTSINYLIFPGVTDREEEIEAMIGFVKRTGLKLIQMRNLNIDPESYLAIIPKAQGEIYGMKQMLEIFRQELPDVVIGSYTHVPPAGLLR; encoded by the coding sequence ATGAATCTCGTATATGCGGATGAACAAGGCAATGTATTTGATCACCCGGACTTTATAGCTCTGGGAAGAAGCGGTGATATGATCGTCGAAATTATGGAGGATGAGCTTATTCCTCTTCCTAATGGAGCGACGTTGGTAAGCCTGCCTTTCACTAGGCCAATCGGGCTTAATCCTAACACAGGTGAGATGCAGGTGATACCAGGCGGAGCTCAGTCGGTTGGTGCTTTGCTGCCGCAAGGGTTCACTCGTCTGTGCCTGCCTGGTTATGTGAAGGCGGACAAGAATGAGAAGCTCCCTTTGTTTGGATATACCGCTGTCGTATGGAAGGATGGCAACTTTTACGTCACCGCTGAGCAAAGCGATAATCCGGAGAAATGGGACCCGCTAAATTGCGACCGTGATGAGCTGGGAATTCAAGTAGATCGTTTGCTTGCCAAATACCCGGAAAATCGTTTGTACAAGCATTTGTCCAATTGTGCTTTGGGCTATGAATGCTTGACCTCTTCCAACACATTTTTAGGACGCTGGGAGGGTGCTGTTCCTGTTTCCTATTCCTGCAATGCGGGCTGCTTTGGCTGTATTTCGGAGCAACCTGATGATAGCGGTTTTGTTGCGCCTCAGACGCGCATGAATTTTAAACCGACGGTAGATGAGGTTGTCGAAATTATGCTGGAGCATTTGAAGGAGCCGGAATCCATCATTAGCTTTGGACAAGGCTGTGAGGGCGAGCCCTCAACACAGGCGCGAATTATCGTCGAGGCGATGAATCGTGTCCGGAGTCAAACTTCGCTTGGCTATATCAATATCAATACAAACGCAGGTTTGACCGATTTCATGCGTGCTATCGTAGATGCTGGTCTTAATCTTATGCGTGTAAGTACGATCAGCGCGCTTGATGATCATTATAATGCGTATTACAAGCCTCGAGGCTATACGCTCAAAAATGTAGAGAAATCCCTAAAATATGCTTCAGATAATGGGGTATATACTTCGATTAACTATTTAATTTTTCCAGGTGTAACCGATCGTGAAGAAGAAATTGAAGCTATGATTGGTTTCGTAAAGCGTACAGGTCTTAAGCTGATTCAAATGCGCAACCTTAATATCGATCCTGAAAGCTATTTGGCTATCATTCCAAAAGCGCAGGGTGAAATTTATGGAATGAAGCAGATGCTTGAAATATTTCGCCAGGAGCTGCCTGATGTTGTTATTGGCTCCTATACTCATGTTCCTCCAGCGGGGCTGCTTCGCTAA
- the rpmE gene encoding 50S ribosomal protein L31 — protein sequence MKQAIHPTYHVITATCACGNSFETGSVKPVVRVEVCSQCHPFYTGKQKFLDAGGRVDRFKKKYGI from the coding sequence ATGAAACAAGCTATTCATCCGACATACCACGTCATTACAGCAACTTGCGCTTGTGGAAATTCCTTCGAGACTGGTTCAGTTAAACCGGTTGTTCGCGTAGAGGTTTGTTCCCAATGCCACCCATTCTACACGGGTAAGCAAAAGTTCCTGGATGCTGGCGGCCGCGTCGATCGTTTCAAGAAGAAATACGGCATCTAA